In one window of Oryza sativa Japonica Group chromosome 9, ASM3414082v1 DNA:
- the LOC4347145 gene encoding uncharacterized protein — MSAVRSYDDAFLRQLHQSVAPSIVQLAVFNAKSTQIPCHLGTGLVLCVTPNYIGVITSISCDPKDGFRVVARFGDQEDLETEVVRTSSLLSALVVRGCNVQAIPCIPTSFHEGDLPEADVVFCIGCFSIVKEQIMTAGIISVCEFEKELRGEQQVSTFVHTCPIGDGLMGAPICSRFGKVFGMNVARTALCLSINFALNNSQLKVELAKLLQNEDYEMSALIEKYDSEKTSASKKRKGRGVSSSQMSRSPVKRKAGGSSSSRRERGVASSQMSSLPAKRKAGGSSSSRAI; from the exons ATGTCAGCG GTGAGAAGTTATGATGATGCTTTTTTAAGGCAACTGCATCAAAGTGTAGCTCCTTCAATTGTGCAACTGGCAGTTTTCAATGCAAAAAGTACCCAAATACCATGCCATCTTGGTACTGGATTGGTATTATGTGTGACACCCAATTATATTGGGGTAATCACATCTATCAGTTGTGATCCGAAAGATGGTTTCAGAGTCGTTGCGAGATTTGGTGATCAAGAAGATTTGGAGACAGAAGTTGTCAGAACAAGTTCATTACTTTCTGCGTTGGTTGTGCGAGGATGTAATGTTCAGGCCATACCTTGCATTCCTACATCGTTTCATGAAGGCGACTTACCAGAGGCAGATGTTGTTTTTTGTATTGGATGTTTTAGCATTGTGAAAGAGCAGATAATGACTGCGGGAATAATCAG TGTATGCGAATTTGAAAAGGAACTGAGAGGAGAACAACAGGTTAGCACATTTGTGCATACCTGTCCGATTGGGGATGGGTTGATGGGAGCACCTATATGTAGTCGATTCGGAAAAGTTTTTGGAATGAATGTTGCTCGGACAGCACTGTGTTTATCAATTAATTTTGCCCTGAACAATAGTCAATTAAAGGTTGAATTGGCAAAACTATTACAGAATGAAGATTATGAG ATGTCAGCTCTTATTGAGAAGTACGATTCTGAAAAAACGAGTGCATCGAAGAAGAGAAAGGGAAGGGGTGTTAGCAGTTCGCAAATGTCAAGGTCACCAGTGAAGAGAAAGGCGGGTGGCAGTTCTTCGTCAAGAAGGGAGAGGGGTGTTGCCAGTTCGCAAATGTCAAGTTTACCAGCGAAGAGAAAGGCGGGTGGCAGTTCTTCGTCAAGAGCGATATAA